CATGTAAAACAGGGACAGGAATTTTAGAATgaattataagaaaagaaaaacaatcatatcTTCAATCACTAGTTCAGTAGAATCAGTACTCTACATAACATGGAAAACCAATATTTAACATACACGCATGTGTGTGGATGGAAAACAATGTGATCAGCCTAAATTGGTCAGTCTCTTTCAATATCTTGGCCTTCTCACTGGGAAGTTCGCTTTTGAGCATTAGTTGATTGTACTCCTTGCTCCTTCCCCACAGGACAGAATAAAGACCTCCAACCACCATAATGCCACCCAACAGACTGTTAATAAGAACATGAATGGCAAGAAATTAGCCTAGAAAtaacacaaaagaagaaaaattaaagtactacttttttaattgttctTGTAAAGCTACGTTCAAATTAACTGGAGGCAACGAACCTTCCCCAACTTAACTGCTCAGACCATACTAGAGTGGAGAAGATAATTGTTATTGTTAAATTACCGactgtcccaaaagtttaagttgttaggaaatgatgaatttaatcacttaaccataagtctaacactccccctcacttTTGGGCATAAACTtccccttaataagtggggGCCCAACAAGtgggaatttaacattttaaatggaagGTAGAGTAAAGCCAGGGATCGAACTCATGATttcctgctctgataccatgttaaattactgattgtcccaaaagcttaaactattaagaaatggtgaatttaatcacttaaccataaatCTAACAGTTATAAGCAATGAAAGTGGAGAATATATGGCCACATAAAATGGCCCTTTCTTCTCTATACACCAAACTTGCAATGAAAGTGGAGAAAATATGGCCACATAAAATGGCCCTTTCTTCTCTATACACCAAACTTGCAGCCCGTATGTGAATCCAGTTACTAGAATACCCTTCATATTATACAAGCAAGACATGCATTAATCCAACAACCATAAAGAAaattatgaggaaaaaaatattttgacaaagcaataaaaatataatgaagcAAAGAAAGCCGAGACATACACAATACGCTAGGAAAGCAAGTTGAATATCCCATCCTATCTTCCATGAGTTAAAGTTCTGCTGCAAGGCAGCTGCTATGACAGTGGATTGCACAGAACTGAGGAGACACTGCAGAGTGGACAGCTTTAGCTTGGCAGGATATTGCGTAAGAAGCTTTGGTTGCATGATGAGCCATAATGACCAAGCTACAGAACAGAGAAACATAAGCACAGGGCCTACAATCAAGTTCTTATGACCCCCAACGTGAGATGTTTCAGTGCTGCTTCCCACAGGGCTTGGAGCATGGGGGTTTTTCAAAGGAGGACCCAGGTAGAAGCTAAGTAGCATGGCTCCTCCAACAGTTATGAACATACCGACAATCTTCAATATACCATAAAATGAGCTCCAACTTACAGTCTCCATCCTAccattttgtgtttttcaataattttgtgataaatGCTGGAAAGAATAAGATAGCTAAAAGATAGATGTAACCAATTAACTATTACTAGCAATGACGAAAGTACAAAATGGTGTACCAGATAACCACATGGTTTCTTAATCAATATCTTTGCCCATTGGTTGATTTATGCAGTAGTACCCATATGACTTTATAACATAGTTTAATATGGTCAGAAAAGTATGTCATAACTTATATATGTGTTATTAGGAGGGGTAGTTCACGTGCTATATAATTTTCAACCAAGCTTCTGCGAAGATCAGTTAAAACTTGTAAGGCAAAGCAAATGTAACTTGTAGattgatttattaataaatagtaTTCTTCTCTCTTGAATACTAGCTGTATACTTGCATATAAATGAAATTCAATGTAGGTGGAAAGCAAAATTTTTGCCTCACCTCAGCAGAACAGGGAGGATAAATGCGACTACTGGAATGGTATTAAGCATCGCAGTGCCATATGTGGCTGAGGTATAACGGAGGGCCATATAGTAGAAATCCAGGCTCGCTGCAGGTCTACATTTCAATAATCAACaagttggaaaattttcagaccaaaaagaaaaagggaaaaagtaaACAGGCTGATTAAGGTAGTTGAGCAAGATGTGCATAATTCTTTTAATCATCAGAGGCATTTGGTTACCTATCACTAGGTCTAGATTGGCTTGCAAACTACAGTCTTAAGGATGATTAATGGGCTACAtgtcttgaatttttttctttttgatgatgTGGCTAGCTAGATTTATGAAGTTGCTTCCAAATCaccccaaaataaaaatccaaattgcaattttttttaatttaaaaaaaaaaaaaaaaaaaaaaaaaaaaaaaacactcctaGAGGCCTCAGAAGTTCTTTCAGAATACTAAGCCAACATTATGATACACACTTTTGCTGCTTATTGCAAGTTCTTTGTGTACTCTCACCCACATAAAGCAGCAAGGAAGATCTTGCAGAAGAGACAAAATGACAGCGAACAATGTGTCATCCTATAGAATaacaagaaaaggaaacatattttttttttataacctgATGAGGAAGCATATTAGAACCTATACTCAGCATGAGTTAcgtttacaatttttatttgggaAAAGTTAAAGTTACTATACTTAGTATATTGAGAACAATAATGGCAGGAAAAGATTGACAGCTAAAACGATGCACAGAAAGGAATACCAACCTTTCCAATAGAAATGCAAAGGGTGCCAAAACGATTGTAGCAATAGCTTGCCTATAAGCATTGAGCACCAGAGGACTCATTCCCTCATTGAAGGCAGCCTTGCTTATTAAGGCCATGCCTGCATATGACAACTGTATCAAAATCATTGCCAGCAAGGTTTGGTGGTTAACTACTGCTACTTTTATAGCTTTGTAAAGGTTCATGGTGCAgccttaaaaataaaactgaGAGATATGGCAATTATTAAGCAAAATGGAAGAGAATTAAACCTTAAAAGGGAAATCTACATAAAGAACTGCAATAGGTGGAATGgcgttttttccttttaaatttttagtggGAGCCCCTCTTTGCACTGAAAATAAAATGCACTATGGCAAATACCAGCAAACAGAGTTCACTACTTTTGCTTGGAAAAGACATGCATAGTATAAGATCAACATGGTGTGCTACCCCATAACCAATATCATTTCATTAGGACATGATAGAAGTATTGGTTATATTTGCACGAAAACTCTAATCAGTAATCACAATTAGAACTCCTTGTAATTGGTTATATGGTCTAAATCAACATTCTCCGATATAAGACTTGACACACTTTATTAATGGTAGAAAGTAAATTAAACTAATCATGCACAAAAGGTGAGTCATCTCATCTTAGCTAGcattgaatttatctttttcatcaacaacaaaaaaaaaaaaaaaaaagcagtgaATTATATTTAAGCGCTAATGACGTGCTATGTTGGGGTGGGTAGGCAGACTAGATAGactttcctaaaataaacaACAAGGTTTGGTTGCTGTATTcttcttataaaattaaaaaaaaaaaaaaaaaaaaaaaaaaaaaaaaaaaaaaaggtttggtcGCTGTAGCGATCGACTCTACAAAATTACAATGCAAAGGAATGtcagatatttttttttattcatcctTTTGTTTTGTACTCTGTTAAGTGGAATATACACAACGGTCAATTTGGTTATTATTTTTCTGAAGCGTCATTCTCTTCTTTTATAATGTTTTGCTCAAAAAGTTCGATGCTTTATGAATGGTGGAAAGTTCATGGCACCTTGTATCTTTGGACGTTCGACGTAAGCTTAAATTAAGGTCTTTCGACATATCTTCTTATTGTTTCCAAGAACGGCATTCTCAAAGagtaatttaattatttgtctATTGTGAAATgagtaaattaaaattttaacatatatTAACAATAATTCAAACAAACATTAATTACTggtattattttggtttttttttatttatgataatTCCCTATTTCAAAGTAAAGAGATTTAATCCCTAAATATCTCCGTTGAATTAAAAACAACATAAGAAAGAAATCAGTTAAACTATAAGGCACTAGgcattttattatctattttaatatattgacGAAtcaatttacttattttattatagatGATTGGGATTTTAAAAACTCTAAGATGAAAAAAAGGATTGCTAGTCGATTATTATTTAAGCAGACCTGAAAAATGGACTTAAATTTAGTTGTTTATATTGAGAGGCAAGCCTCCGGAGTCCGAAGTGACTCAAAGCTATTTTGCTTTGGATGTGTTCCTGTTATTTTGCTTTAGTTGATTACACACAGGCTTAGCTTTTTTTAGTAGCTTGAAGTGACTCAAAGCTATTTTGCTTTGGATGTGTTCCTGTTATTTTGCTTTAGTTGATTACACACTAACTTAGCTGTTTTTTAGTAGCATGAAGTGACTCAGCTATTTTTGCTTTGGGTGGCAtttgttttacacactttttagCATTAAGGCATCAATaataggaatggcaacgggtcgggttcgggccgggtttttccATACCCGGACCCAACCCGCGGGTCTTAGACCGCGGCCCGAACCCAACACATTTACTAACCGGATTTTTTTCCCGGGGCCCGGACCCGCCCCTACCAGCCCCATTAAGCTCTGCTAGATTTGGACCCAATCTACGgcccaaccaaaaaataaagaattgaatgGCCATTGCCCATTTCTctatgccttttttttctttttagtatgtaaaatataaattatggaGATGAGTAGGTAATAAAACTTATAGAGGATagttttaaactcattttaaaAGGAATACTCTTTGGCCTAATCAGATctatgattttccctttcaaaatcacaaaccaaacacaaatttcagatctatgattttcatttttccctttcaaaaatcataaatacaaacacaaacatgattGAGGCGAactaaacccagaaaaaaaaaaaaaaaaatggagaaatggGCGAGAAAAAAATGAGGCCGTGTCACACTTGTGGCCATGGGCGAGAAAGATGAGAGGGGCAGAGGACTGTGCGACAGTGCAATATCAACGACGGCGAGGACGAAACGGAGTTGAGAGAGTAGAGAGCTTGGGACCGGTGACACTGACAGAGTTTGGGATGGCGACGATGGCTTGGAACAGCGATTGGAGTTGGACCAACAGTGAGAGAGTTGGCCGAAggtgagattgagagagagtgagattgTGATTTGAGTAAGAGAGTGAGATTGTGTGAGTGAGACTGAAGAGAATAGAGATGAGAGAGGCGGGCTGTGTGAGCTAAAATGAAATGAGGATGAGTAATAGAAATTTTAGGGTTTCTAACATTATATATaaccgggtcgggttgggtccaAGTTTGGGTCGGATTTTTGTAAAAACCCGGACCcgatttgagtttttttttaaatcccaaaCCCAACCCTATTCCTTATCGGACCGAGTAAAACCCAACCCATTAGGATTGGGCCAAGCCAGACCGGATACCCACAGGTCGGGcagaaattgccatccctaatcaATAAACTCTTAAAAACTACCAAAGTACCAATTGCATTTACTGGAACCCTTTACCAATCTAGTGTGAGATGAGTAAGAATtgtcaacttttatttttgaacatatattcaatcaataaatattcattataaatGATCGTAAATCATGTTTATACAATCCTGATTTACACAATCAGAAGGGGATAGCATGTATTGGAGTCGAGATTATTGATTTAAACATTTCTTTCTCCCTCACTTTAAAGTCAAAACTCATTGATAAAGTATTAAATCTGATTCACGAAGAACCTTATGATTCATGAGGAGAGTAGAACTTGGGTTCATATCCTCGTCCCTCACTTGTAAGCAAAGAGACAGTTCTACAATGTTGCAATGACACAAGATTTGCATGTGTATATTCTGACACCAAAACTTTTAACTTGTCTCATACCACGTAAtagttttaaaaagaaaaagaaaccttGTCTCGTACCTCCAAATTATTTGTTAagtaaaaaaaccaataaatttgGGTCATCCTGAATGGATGATAACTGGTAAGATCCACACCATCAATGCACAAAAAGTAAAGAATCAGTCATGATTCGGAGTAAGGGAGATAGATTCAGGTTTTATCATACATGGATGACTTCTTGAACCATCCTCTTTAGAATTAAAGGTCGAATCAGGATGACTTAGCATGGACTCTACATGGATCAAGATCAAGCACATATCACACACAAAAATCATTAAAGTTATAGGCAATATCAGCATCTGGAGCTATCACATAACACGTCTTAGAAATTCAAACACACCCATGCCTAGTTTGATAACCTACTCCAATGGTAATTTAACTGATACTAGACATCCAATGACAATAAATTCAATAACTAAAAGTTGGCATTTATCTACCCAATCACAGAATTCAACTACCCCATTGGGGATCCAACCAAAGAAAATGAACATTCAGAGTGCGAGCTTCAAACTATAATAGTTTGAACTTTTTTCCTCAAGtcatcaaattcaaaatacaattCTAAATGTGTATCTTATGATTACTATTGTAGGGATCTTGAATTACTGAGAGTCGAGAGTTAGCACACACCTTAAGGACTAAAGGAGTCTTATTATGAAATCTTGACACAACAAGATAGTAGTAAGCACGTTAACCCGCTACCTATTGATATAGGATTTGTCCACTATGTTTTGCCTAAAATAAGTGGATAAGGGGGATTCAAACCAAGTTCTAGGACAACCAGACAATACCACAGAATCACAATAGCTGTTGGCATGTGGGACTCGATCACTTAATCAACTATTCTACTCACACGTGAACAAAATGATAACTATGTGAACAATAAGCCTGGCCAATATTAGCCCATTACTTAGCATGGTAGGTCTAATTCAGATCCACCATCCACAGAGTTTGTTTTGGAAGACCAAACTCTGCTccaaaataagaatttttacTCAAAAGTATGCAACATAAATACTAAGAGGCATAGACACAATTGTAGAGTTGTATAagatgaaaaaccattcaaccAATACTAACTCATATTAATaaggcaaaaaattaaaaatccagcaGAGCAGAATGACATAATCAAAGAaggtaaaaatccaaaatttgataATCCAAAAACCATGTAGCACTACATCCATTgcttattgaaaaacaaaacaactagGTTGTAATAATCAATCTTCCACAGCAATTGTGTCTTTCTCACTCACATAGATGCCATCAAGAAACTTGCGGATATCTTTGTTCTTGACGTGGCATTTCtgttaatcaaaacaaaacaaaacaagacaaaGACAATATTTGAGAGTGATATCATATGactaaacacaaacacaaacatacatTAATAGTAATTAGAGTCCATAGTAACATACTTGGTTGATAAGAGCAGCTGAGCGTGAAACAAGCTCGATATCATTTCCATCCAAAACGAGCTCATCCTTCACCTTCTCAGATCGAAGAATTGTCACACCCTCAAGCATATCCACTTTCCGAACCTGACGCACCATTTATACATATATGATAATGGTCTAAAATCAACACCATGAAAggcaaaacaaagcaaagcaaatcAAAGACAGAGAGTGTTTGTGTGAAAGAAAAAGGGACCTTTTTCTCGCCGAGAAAGTTTCGGATCTCGATGGAGCGATTGGAGTTGGTGATGGAGGCGTTAATGGGGAAATGGGCGTACACAAATCTCATTTTGTATCGGTACCCTTTGGTCACACCGGTGATCAGGTTCTCCACATGGCTCAGTGCGGTCCGAATCGCCGCCGAGGTTTTCCTAGACCCGAACCACGCCTCGATCTTCAGCGTCCTCTTCCCTGTGGTCTCGTCCTTCAGAAGCTGGAAATCGAGGTTGAGGTGCTTGAAATTGCGGGTGAGCTTTCCGCGTGGGCCCTCCACCTCTATCACCTTCGCGTGCACCTTTATCTTCACCCCATCGGGGATCTCCATTGTATCTGAAGATACAATCGTCttcatctcttttcttcttcttcttcttaggtCTCAACTCTCAACGCCTCCTCacaaccctaaccctaaccctagcaACTGACACAAATGAAGAATTGGTTGAAGCccttatatatgtgtgtatgacTTTGGATTTTCGGATCTTCATTTTGTCTTCGAACAGGCCCACCTATGGGCTTTCCCAATCCCAGACTCTATTTTCCAAACTTCAGGCCCATGGCTAGCCTCTtaacactttttattttcttatacattttaattttataggttttaaatatttataattttattgcaTCGGTTCCATAATAATGTCTATTTATCCCCAAATCAAGacataaatcttttttttttttttggcagaatTGATTATCATTCTTGTTTGTCTTGTGTGCATGTgtaattgataataattttagtatgtatgtaagttgacaaaaatatgaaatttatgtGATCAAAATCGATTCTCTTCAAGGTTCGGGAGTGTAAATCTTGTATATATAAAGAAGCAGCAAATGCTAACTTagaggaggaagaagatgacCAAGATTCCAAGGCATTCTCAGAAGTCTTTGTTACTAATAACGATCCTTATTACTCTTATAATCATGAATTATTTGGCCATGATGAAGCCTCCTCTCCAGGCTTAGGAGAGAATTAACTCTATTAGTATAAGGTCCAAAATGATGAAGCCTCCACTCCAAGCTTAGGAGAGGATTAACTCTATTAGCATAAGGTCCAAAATTGCTAAGTCCACAGGTAAAAAATCTCATGTTAAAGCTACTAATCTGCATTGATTTCTTGCTAAAGTTACTAAAGCTGCTTGGATTCCTTGATAGATGGCTCTTACTCTGCCTGTTTCCCGCGAGAAATGATTccctcaaatatatatatatatatatatatatatatatatattaatttcccCATTTTTCAATCAAATATAATAGAGAGTGAAAACTTTACTCGAATGTGATCATAGACCTAAAAATTAATGTCTTgagagataaattttttttctcaattgttATCCACCACCCAAACACATTTTGCACCTTAAAAATCGTGAGAATGCATTAGTTTTTAGAGTTTCCAAACATAGCCTAATACATCAGATTGAGATTCGGTACAATGCAATACCACATTAAAGGGTTGATATCAAAAGCACTTTTGAATCTCAACCCTTGgactaattttttctttttaatctttttaactTCTACTTTTTTTAACCTTCatctttcacatttttttaatcttttaacttCTATATTTTTAACCTTTGTCTCTCATTAAAGGAGGTATTGCACGGTGCGGTGCAATAGctaacaaatccaaatcctaATACATCAATGGGTCTTTACTTTCAGTTTACTTCCTCGTAGGCCTGCACAATCGCATCATGCTGATATTTACAAGTAGTCACTAATTAATACACACAACTCATCACATTGTTACCACACTGATATTTACTAGCAGTCACTAGTTTATGTACATCTCTATCTCATCTCATTGATGCCATAAGCATGACACCCCACAGAAGGGAAATGTACAAAATGATGGAAGCTGATCTTAAGGGCGTTTCAGCTCCAGGCGTTCTCCTTTGGACTCACTGCCAACACGTCTACCCAAAAATTTGCTTTCTGATCCACATGAAGAGTCTCATTCGTAAATCATAAAATTGACACGCATGAATCATACCCTGATATACCATATCGGTGCAGCAATAGACCCGGActtttaaaagattaaaaagaacATACCCTTAGCCTTGGTTGTGGATGTTCAGTGCAGAGCTTGGCTCCTTAAGCAACTTCGAGAATCAAAACAATTCCACATACAAGGGGTAACCTTGCGGACTCATTTATTCTCTGTACATTCTAACATAGCACGTACTTTTTTTAAGTTCATAAGTAAAAGCTTTTACAGGAAATTTCGGACTCCAATGACCAAATTTCAGATGCAAATTCTGCCCATCGAATGAATATATTTCACCACAATAAAAAGCTGAttgaaagaaaactaaaaataacatATCAAAATGACTGAACATCAAATACAAAGCCCATTCGAGCCTAGAAAAAAGTgaacaaaaattgtaaaacccACAACACAAAAAAGGGCACGTGACGCATTGATATACCACAATTTGGTGAATTCTatacaggaaaagaaaaaactaaatcaaTCCTCTTTCAGGACAACCCATAATGCATTAATACAATCGTCTTCTCCCAAAATCAGATATGAAACACATTGATGCTGGCACTTTCTTGTCAGCGAACAAATATCccaatcatcttcatctccCAGTATGCAATCAGAAGTGATTGACTCTGAACTTCCACTCTCCTTTGATGGGGTCATAAGACACAAACTCAGCACCTTGGTCCTCAGCCTTCCTCTTGAGCATCTCCTTGTACTTTTCAATCTTTGGCCCTTCTGTATACTGCTGTCCAGTTTTCTTGTCAAAGCATTTTACATTAAGAAGTGTTACCTCAGCAGGCTTATTTAGGCCTTGTCCAATGGGAGGTTTCTTGCTGTCATCCATGTATACGATCACCTCGCGATTGTTAAACTGAACAAGAGCCTCAAGATCAAGCCGCCGCACATCTGTCTGGCCTAGGAATTTGATGCTGCCATAGCCATGACGTCCAACCACAAAATCCCTGACATGACGGCAGAACCCTGGCTCAGCCCTTTCCTTCGCTGCTAGTTCTTGGATTCGCGGCTCAGTGTAGTAATCAGAACGTCGGAGCTTTGGCATAAGTGCCTCAATGTCAGCCCCATGCTCATACACAATGGCAGCCTCACCAGCTCTGTGTCCACTGAGTGTCATATAAGAATCCCCTTTTTGAACAGAATGATCTTCATGAACCCCATTTGGTTTCTGATTGACTTTGAGATTATGAACACGTTCCTTGGCAAGACCATTTTCAACTGAACTTTCTGCAATAATTTCAGAGATTAAGACAAATTAGTGTCCAAAATAAAGATAGTATTCAACCAAAAACACATTAATTACATGTCTCAACTCAAGTTATAACCCAACAAATTAGTCATCGCCTTTACACAAACTATCTTTAAATTCGCAGATCAGTAATTCATAAAATGTTATATCTTTCTTAAAAAGGACTTCCATATTGACCACTGAGATCTTAAATTTCCCCAACTGAATACTCTTAGAGAAAATGATATTATGAAGTCCTATGGCAGCTATTCTAATCTAAAGAGCAGGATTCCTTATGTCCAGAAATCAGTAA
This DNA window, taken from Quercus robur chromosome 2, dhQueRobu3.1, whole genome shotgun sequence, encodes the following:
- the LOC126713150 gene encoding 60S ribosomal protein L9-like, encoding MKTIVSSDTMEIPDGVKIKVHAKVIEVEGPRGKLTRNFKHLNLDFQLLKDETTGKRTLKIEAWFGSRKTSAAIRTALSHVENLITGVTKGYRYKMRFVYAHFPINASITNSNRSIEIRNFLGEKKVRKVDMLEGVTILRSEKVKDELVLDGNDIELVSRSAALINQKCHVKNKDIRKFLDGIYVSEKDTIAVED